From the Lolium rigidum isolate FL_2022 chromosome 2, APGP_CSIRO_Lrig_0.1, whole genome shotgun sequence genome, one window contains:
- the LOC124691225 gene encoding uncharacterized protein LOC124691225 isoform X2, which produces MCVAPRARGTQMWHSVRGPLARRLQIVDPIIHVNVALRQGIDGSALGQSCKGLSTPETPKQAQGPGETSTLPPPMVLTPQSTSSSASAINETGSDATEGIKRKNIGASQNPTSKKGLYFSDND; this is translated from the exons ATGTGTGTAGCGCCACGGGCACGTGGAACACAAATGTGGCATTCAGTTCGTGGACCACTGGCACGCAGACTCCAG ATTGTTGATCCCATCATCCATGTCAATGTTGCCCTGCGGCAGGGCATAGATGGTTCAGCTTTAGGCCAGAGCTGCAAAGGCCTCTCTACTCCTGAAACTCCAAAGCAGGCTCAAGGTCCTGGTGAGACTTCAACTCTGCCGCCGCCCATGGTTCTCACGCCACAAAGTACATCATCATCAGCATCCGCTATCAATGAG ACTGGCTCCGATGCCACTGAAGGAATAAAGCGCAAGAATATTGGTGCTAGTCAGAACCCAACGTCGAAGAAGGGGTTGTATTTCTCGGATAATGACTAG
- the LOC124691225 gene encoding uncharacterized protein LOC124691225 isoform X1, with amino-acid sequence MQIADRAMCVAPRARGTQMWHSVRGPLARRLQIVDPIIHVNVALRQGIDGSALGQSCKGLSTPETPKQAQGPGETSTLPPPMVLTPQSTSSSASAINETGSDATEGIKRKNIGASQNPTSKKGLYFSDND; translated from the exons ATGCAAATTGCAGACAGAGCCATGTGTGTAGCGCCACGGGCACGTGGAACACAAATGTGGCATTCAGTTCGTGGACCACTGGCACGCAGACTCCAG ATTGTTGATCCCATCATCCATGTCAATGTTGCCCTGCGGCAGGGCATAGATGGTTCAGCTTTAGGCCAGAGCTGCAAAGGCCTCTCTACTCCTGAAACTCCAAAGCAGGCTCAAGGTCCTGGTGAGACTTCAACTCTGCCGCCGCCCATGGTTCTCACGCCACAAAGTACATCATCATCAGCATCCGCTATCAATGAG ACTGGCTCCGATGCCACTGAAGGAATAAAGCGCAAGAATATTGGTGCTAGTCAGAACCCAACGTCGAAGAAGGGGTTGTATTTCTCGGATAATGACTAG